In Synergistaceae bacterium, the genomic window TTTAGATATTTTGTGCGGTGTTACGAGTGCAAGATATAATATTTCGCATTTAATCGAGGGATCGCGCAATTTAAACGAGATTCTTGTACACTTCAGGTCGTCGCAGAGAGCCTTACACAAACACGGGAGTGTCGCATTACTTCCGGGCGGTACAGGCTTGAAAGAAATTGCAGATTTGGATGATTACTCGATGGAAAGATTATTTGCTTCATTGACCGGCCTTGAAGAAATTGCGGATTATTTAATCATGGACGCGGGCGCAGGTATTCATAAAGGCGTATTATCGTTTGCATATGCTTCTGAAATTACGTTATTAGTTACGACTCCTGAACCTACGAGCGTTAGAGATGCATACGGCGTAATAAAGTCTTTGGGCTCAAATGCGTGGGGAGGCTCGGAAAATCCTGCGTCGGGCTTAATGTTGATAGTAAATATGGCTTCAAGCACTAGAGAAGCTCAAGAGGTCGCCGAAAGAATTAGACTCGCGTCAATGCAATTTTTAGGTAATGCACCAGTTTATTTGGGCTGTGTCCTGCGTGATAGCTTAATAGAAGAGTCAGTTAAGAACTGGAAAATTTTTTACAGGTCAGACCCCGAATCGCCTGCAAGTATCTGCGTTAGAAATTTGGCCGGTGAATTATTGAGATTTTGCGAGGGTGCTAATATAAAACGTGAACAGCTGCCGGAAAAATCCGGGGGAGTAATCGACTTCTTCAGGAGGCTGACAAAGAATCTTTTTTCCGACAAGAAATAAATATAAAGCTATAATAATTATGAATCGAAAATTTATCGCAAATTATAGAAAGGAGGTCGAATCTGCTGCCATGTGTAAAAATTTAGCAGACAGCAGAAAAATAGAATGCCACCATTAGGCAGAATAAGAGTTCTTGTAGTTGATGACAGTGCATTAATGCGCCAGTTCATAAGCGATATTCTTAAATCAGATCCGAGAATTGAAGTAGTCGGGACTGCTAAAGACGGCAAAGACGCACTTGCACAAATAAAATTATTGAAACCTAATATCGTTACAATGGATGTAGAAATGCCCAATATGAGCGGCCTTCAAGCACTCGAAGAAATAATGAAGACTAACCCTCTGCCCGTTATAATGGTCAGCTCGATGACTCAAGAGGGTGCAGAAACAACAATGAAGGCTCTTGCGCTGGGATGTGTTGATTTTATCGGTAAGCCGTCGGGGTCAATCTCATTAAATATTCGCGAGATCGGCCAAGAATTAATTGATAAGGTCATAGCAGCAAGTACAGCAAAATTAAGAACGAAAGCAGGATTTTTCGGAGGCGGCGCGAGTGTCTTACATGCTCCCGAATATCGCAGAATGACTCCGCCCATGCACACGGGAAGGCGTGATATAGTAGCGATTGCAAGTTCAACGGGGGGGCCTATGGCGTTAGGTGAATTGATTCCCAAATTGCCGAAAAATTTTCCTGTTCCTATTGTAATTACTCAGCACATGCCGAAAGAGTTTACAACATCGTTCTCTAATAGGTTAAATGCGTCTTCACAATTAGAAGTTGTAGAAGGTTTTGACGGATTGACTCTCAAGCCCGGACGAGTGGTAATCGCCCCCGGTGGAAGTCATTTAATCGTCAAGCGTAGAAACGGTGCAATGGTGTGCGGACTCTCTGATGCTCCGCCGGTTTTGTCAGTTAAGCCCGCAGCAAATATAATGTTTATGAGCGTTGCAGATGAGTACGGCGGAAATGTTTTATGCGTTATCTTAACAGGAATGGGCAGAGACGGCACAGACGGAGGAATAGCACTTCACAAAAAGGGTGCTTACGTAATCGCAGAGAGTCAGAAAACATGCGTTGTTTATGGAATGCCTAAGGCCGCTGTTGATGCCGGAATAGTTGATGAAGTTCTGCCGCTTAATGAAATTCCTGATGCAATGGTCAGACTCGTAAAGAATTAAATAAGGGGGAAAAATTTATCTTGGCCGATATGGATATGAGTCAGTATCTGGGAGCATTTCTCGATGAGACTGACGACAACGTACAAAAATTAGATGATTTATTACTCGCTCTGGAAAAAAATATGGTCGATATGGACGTAATAAATGAAATTTTCAGAGCAGCCCACACGCTAAAAGGTATGGCGGGCACAATGGGATTTACAAATATGATGGGCTTGACTCACGCAATGGAGGACAGACTCGACGCAGCTAGAAAAGGTACAAGGCCGTTGACTGAAGCAGATATGAATCTTTTATTTCAGGGACTCGACACACTTCAAGAAATGGCAGACTCAATCAGAGGCGGCGGAAATGACTCACATATTGATGTTTCGGGAATGGTACAAGAATTAAGGCGTGAAGGCCCTGCACCTGCACCAGCTCCGGCACCTGCAGCAGAGTCGGAATCGTCTTCAAGTTCTGAAGGCTCGAATCTTTCATCGCAGGACGCAGAATGGGTAAAGGCTGCAAACGCTGAAGGCAAAAACGCTTTTAGTGTTCATGTTACATTGAGTGAGAGTTGTTTATTAAAGGCTGCACGCGCTTATATGGTCGTGAATAGACTCGAGGAAATGGGCGAAATTTTCAAGGCCGAACCTCCGACAGAAGCACTAGAGAAAGAAGAATTTGATTTCGACTTCACTGTTTATGTAGCAACGCCCGCACCTGCTGAAGAAGTCAAAGCAGCTATTGAGAAAATCGGCGACGTTAAATCGGCTGACGTTGAAGAAGTTCACGCAAGCGAATCACCTGCACCCGCTCAAGAGTCAGCACCCGCACCAGAGACAAAACAGGAAACACCAGCACCAGCACCGGCAGCACCTGCACCAGCTCAAGCACCAGCACCAGCTCAGCAGCAGCCCCCAACCGGACGCAAAGAAACTATCAAGAAGGGCGGACAAACCGTCAGAGTCGATATAGGCAGGCTCGATAAATTAATGAATCTTGTAGGCGAGCTTGTTATCTCACGTGCCAGAATCGAAAGACTCGTTCAGGAAGCAAGACTCAGACAATTTGATGATACTTTATCGCAGTTAGGCAGAATTTCCGGCGACATTCAAGAGCTCGTTACAAAATTGCGCATGGTGCCTGTATCATTTACATTTGATAGATTCCCGCGCTTGATTCGTGATTTGTGCAAAACGTTAAATAAAAATGTTGAGCTTGTACTTGAGGGCGAGGATACGGAATTAGACAGAACAGTTATTGACGAAATCGGCGATCCTATGGTGCATTTGATTCGTAACTCAATGGATCATGGAATCGAACACCCCGACGAACGCAAAGCACTCGGCAAACCCGAAAAAGGTATACTCAAAATCGCAGCTTATCAGGAAGGAAGCGGAGTCGTTATTGAAGTATCAGATGACGGCGCAGGCATTGATCCCGAAAAAGTCAAGAAAAAAGCTGTTGAACGAGGCATAATTTCAGACGACAGGGCCGCAATAATGAGCGATGAAGAAGCCCAGCAATTAGTATTATTGCCCGGTTTCAGTATGGCAAAGCAGGTTACAGACTTATCCGGACGCGGAGTCGGAATGGACGCAGTAAAAACTAAAGTCGAGCAGCTCGGCGGACAATTTGATTTATCCAGCAAGAAAAACGAAGGGACTCACGTTTATATAAGGCTGCCTTTAACGCTTGCTATAGTTCTTTCACTGTTAATAAAGGTCGGCAACGAGACTTATGCAATATCGCTTGAGAACGTCGAAGAAACTATAATGGTACGCAAAGAAGACAT contains:
- a CDS encoding MinD/ParA family protein; amino-acid sequence: MPADNYNPDQAGDLRRMVLDNRQQTRIPQRLHTISVLSGKGGVGKSNISAALSFALADYGKRVVLIDADLGMANLDILCGVTSARYNISHLIEGSRNLNEILVHFRSSQRALHKHGSVALLPGGTGLKEIADLDDYSMERLFASLTGLEEIADYLIMDAGAGIHKGVLSFAYASEITLLVTTPEPTSVRDAYGVIKSLGSNAWGGSENPASGLMLIVNMASSTREAQEVAERIRLASMQFLGNAPVYLGCVLRDSLIEESVKNWKIFYRSDPESPASICVRNLAGELLRFCEGANIKREQLPEKSGGVIDFFRRLTKNLFSDKK
- a CDS encoding chemotaxis response regulator protein-glutamate methylesterase, producing MPPLGRIRVLVVDDSALMRQFISDILKSDPRIEVVGTAKDGKDALAQIKLLKPNIVTMDVEMPNMSGLQALEEIMKTNPLPVIMVSSMTQEGAETTMKALALGCVDFIGKPSGSISLNIREIGQELIDKVIAASTAKLRTKAGFFGGGASVLHAPEYRRMTPPMHTGRRDIVAIASSTGGPMALGELIPKLPKNFPVPIVITQHMPKEFTTSFSNRLNASSQLEVVEGFDGLTLKPGRVVIAPGGSHLIVKRRNGAMVCGLSDAPPVLSVKPAANIMFMSVADEYGGNVLCVILTGMGRDGTDGGIALHKKGAYVIAESQKTCVVYGMPKAAVDAGIVDEVLPLNEIPDAMVRLVKN
- a CDS encoding chemotaxis protein CheA → MDMSQYLGAFLDETDDNVQKLDDLLLALEKNMVDMDVINEIFRAAHTLKGMAGTMGFTNMMGLTHAMEDRLDAARKGTRPLTEADMNLLFQGLDTLQEMADSIRGGGNDSHIDVSGMVQELRREGPAPAPAPAPAAESESSSSSEGSNLSSQDAEWVKAANAEGKNAFSVHVTLSESCLLKAARAYMVVNRLEEMGEIFKAEPPTEALEKEEFDFDFTVYVATPAPAEEVKAAIEKIGDVKSADVEEVHASESPAPAQESAPAPETKQETPAPAPAAPAPAQAPAPAQQQPPTGRKETIKKGGQTVRVDIGRLDKLMNLVGELVISRARIERLVQEARLRQFDDTLSQLGRISGDIQELVTKLRMVPVSFTFDRFPRLIRDLCKTLNKNVELVLEGEDTELDRTVIDEIGDPMVHLIRNSMDHGIEHPDERKALGKPEKGILKIAAYQEGSGVVIEVSDDGAGIDPEKVKKKAVERGIISDDRAAIMSDEEAQQLVLLPGFSMAKQVTDLSGRGVGMDAVKTKVEQLGGQFDLSSKKNEGTHVYIRLPLTLAIVLSLLIKVGNETYAISLENVEETIMVRKEDIKTVHGEPTTLLRGEVLSLNDLGDILGSEGVEHDRYEYPVVVVKIGKNKIGFIVSELIGQQEIVIKSLGRFLAKIDGITGGTILGDGNVALILDVASFYSTKG